One part of the Flavobacterium johnsoniae UW101 genome encodes these proteins:
- a CDS encoding amidophosphoribosyltransferase, producing MSDALKHECGIALVRLLKPLEYYKEKYGTAFYGIQKMYLMMEKQHNRGQDGAGFASIKFDVEPGQRYISRVRSNHSQPIQDVFKQINERVSEELKAHPELGDNMKDLKANIPYVGELFLGHVRYGTFGKNSIESVHPFLRQSNWMHRNLILAGNFNMTNVKELFENLVELGQHPKEMADTVTVMEKIGHFLDKEVMQLYQDCKAEGYSKREASPVIAERLDIAKILARSAKNLDGGYAMAGLLGHGDAFVFRDPAGIRPAYFYQDDEVVVVASERPVIQTVFNVPFESVQEIDPGNALIIKKNGNVSMKQILEPTIKKACSFERIYFSRGSDAEIYQERKDLGKLILPAVLKAIDSDTDNTVFSYIPNTAETSFYGLVEAAQDFLNQRKNNYILENRNTLTAETLQELLAVKIRTEKVAIKDAKLRTFITEDSSRDDLVAHVYDVTYGVIKPEDNLVIIDDSIVRGTTLKMSIIKMMDRLKPKRIVIVSSAPQIRYPDCYGIDMAKLEGLVAFRAALALLKERNLYHIVDEVYAKCKAQENFEDKDVVNYVTAIYDQFTDEEISDKIAEMLSSPEINAEVKIIFQTVADLHIACPKNLGDWYFTGDYPTPGGNRVVNRAFMNFYEGKDARAY from the coding sequence ATGAGCGACGCTTTAAAACACGAATGTGGTATAGCCTTAGTCAGACTTCTTAAACCGCTTGAATATTATAAAGAAAAATACGGAACTGCATTTTACGGAATTCAGAAAATGTATTTAATGATGGAAAAACAGCACAACCGCGGACAAGACGGAGCTGGTTTTGCTAGTATTAAATTTGATGTTGAGCCTGGACAACGCTACATCAGCAGAGTTCGTTCTAATCATTCACAACCTATCCAAGATGTTTTCAAACAAATCAATGAGCGTGTTAGCGAAGAACTAAAAGCTCATCCTGAATTGGGAGACAACATGAAAGATTTAAAAGCAAATATTCCTTATGTTGGAGAATTGTTTTTAGGTCACGTCCGTTACGGAACTTTTGGAAAAAACAGCATCGAAAGTGTTCACCCATTTTTACGTCAAAGTAACTGGATGCACCGTAACTTGATTTTGGCAGGAAACTTCAACATGACAAATGTTAAAGAGCTTTTCGAAAATCTGGTTGAATTGGGTCAGCATCCAAAAGAAATGGCTGATACTGTTACCGTAATGGAAAAAATTGGTCATTTCTTAGACAAAGAAGTAATGCAATTGTACCAAGATTGTAAAGCTGAAGGATATTCTAAAAGAGAAGCTTCTCCAGTTATTGCAGAACGTTTGGATATTGCTAAAATATTAGCTCGTTCGGCTAAAAACTTAGACGGTGGTTATGCTATGGCCGGTTTATTAGGTCATGGTGATGCTTTTGTTTTTAGAGATCCAGCCGGAATTCGTCCAGCTTATTTTTACCAAGATGACGAAGTTGTTGTTGTAGCTTCTGAAAGACCAGTTATCCAAACTGTATTTAATGTTCCTTTTGAAAGCGTTCAGGAAATTGATCCGGGGAATGCTTTGATTATCAAAAAGAACGGAAATGTTTCTATGAAACAAATCCTGGAACCAACAATCAAAAAAGCTTGTTCATTCGAAAGAATTTATTTCTCAAGAGGAAGTGACGCCGAAATTTACCAAGAACGTAAAGATTTAGGAAAACTAATTTTACCTGCTGTTCTTAAAGCAATTGACAGCGATACAGATAACACTGTTTTCTCATATATTCCTAATACAGCTGAAACTTCATTTTATGGTTTAGTCGAAGCTGCACAGGATTTCTTAAATCAGAGAAAAAACAATTATATTCTAGAAAATAGAAATACGTTAACCGCTGAAACACTTCAGGAACTTTTAGCTGTAAAAATACGTACAGAGAAAGTTGCTATTAAAGATGCTAAACTCAGAACCTTTATTACAGAAGACAGCAGCCGTGACGATTTAGTAGCTCACGTTTATGATGTTACCTACGGAGTAATTAAACCAGAAGATAATTTAGTAATTATCGACGATAGTATTGTTCGTGGTACTACATTGAAAATGAGTATCATTAAAATGATGGATCGTTTGAAACCAAAACGTATCGTAATCGTTTCATCTGCTCCGCAAATTCGTTATCCTGATTGCTACGGAATTGATATGGCAAAACTTGAAGGTTTAGTTGCTTTTAGAGCAGCACTTGCTTTATTAAAAGAAAGAAACCTTTACCATATTGTAGACGAAGTTTATGCTAAATGTAAAGCACAAGAAAATTTCGAAGATAAAGATGTTGTGAATTATGTTACAGCAATATATGATCAATTTACTGACGAAGAAATCTCAGATAAAATTGCAGAAATGCTAAGCTCTCCGGAAATTAATGCCGAAGTAAAAATCATATTTCAAACTGTAGCTGATTTACACATAGCATGTCCTAAAAATTTAGGCGATTGGTACTTCACTGGAGACTATCCTACTCCGGGTGGAAATCGTGTCGTAAATCGTGCTTTTATGAATTTTTACGAAGGAAAAGACGCCAGAGCGTATTAA
- a CDS encoding PfkB family carbohydrate kinase, producing the protein MNKLLIVGTVAFDAIETPFGKTDKILGGAATYIGLSASFFNLQSAIVSVVGDDFPQEHLDLLTSKNIDISGIEIVKGGKTFFWSGLYHNDLNSRDTLATELNVLADFQPKVPQNYKDADVVMLGNLHPLVQSSVLDQMEKKPKLVVLDTMNFWMDCALPELLDVIKRVDVITINDEEARQLSGEYSLVKAASKIQDMGPKYVVIKKGEHGALLFHNREVFFAPALPLEEVFDPTGAGDTFAGGFSGFIAQSENISFANMKNAIIYGSNLASFCVEKFGTERMETLSKAEVAIRLQQFKSLTQFDIEI; encoded by the coding sequence ATGAATAAATTATTGATTGTTGGAACAGTTGCTTTCGACGCGATTGAAACTCCTTTCGGAAAAACAGATAAAATTTTAGGTGGTGCTGCAACGTACATTGGTTTATCAGCTTCATTTTTTAACTTGCAATCGGCCATTGTTTCTGTAGTTGGCGACGATTTCCCTCAAGAACATTTAGATCTTTTAACTTCAAAAAATATTGATATCTCTGGTATCGAAATTGTAAAAGGAGGAAAGACTTTTTTCTGGAGCGGTTTGTACCACAATGATTTAAACTCTAGAGACACTCTTGCAACTGAGTTGAACGTTTTAGCTGATTTTCAGCCAAAAGTTCCTCAAAACTACAAAGATGCTGATGTTGTGATGTTAGGAAACTTACATCCATTAGTACAAAGCAGTGTTTTAGATCAAATGGAGAAAAAACCAAAATTAGTAGTTTTAGACACTATGAACTTTTGGATGGACTGCGCTCTTCCGGAATTATTAGACGTTATTAAACGTGTAGATGTAATTACAATCAATGACGAAGAAGCAAGACAACTTTCAGGCGAATATTCATTAGTAAAAGCGGCATCCAAAATCCAGGATATGGGACCAAAATATGTGGTAATCAAAAAAGGAGAACACGGCGCACTTTTATTCCACAATAGAGAAGTTTTCTTTGCACCAGCTTTACCATTAGAAGAAGTTTTCGATCCAACCGGAGCCGGAGATACTTTTGCAGGTGGTTTCTCTGGATTTATTGCACAAAGCGAAAACATTTCTTTTGCAAACATGAAAAACGCAATTATTTACGGATCAAATTTAGCTTCGTTCTGCGTAGAGAAATTTGGAACCGAAAGGATGGAAACATTAAGCAAAGCCGAAGTAGCGATTCGATTACAGCAATTTAAGTCGTTAACTCAGTTTGACATAGAAATATAA
- a CDS encoding RNA polymerase sigma factor, which translates to MSTINDQHYIDKILQGETNAFAVLVDRYKDMIFTLALKMVKNREEAEEVAQDTFIKIYSSLNKFKGDSKFSTWIYKIAYNTCLDRLKKSKKEDLNISIDDFSSHLIKTMDNALSTLEEKERKQTIQKCLNLLPNEENFLLTLFYFDDQNLEEIGKIMNISANNAKVKLFRSRQKLAVILRQQLEPEIIECYERER; encoded by the coding sequence ATGAGCACAATAAATGATCAGCATTATATCGATAAAATTCTGCAGGGCGAGACAAATGCGTTTGCCGTTCTTGTGGATCGTTATAAAGATATGATCTTTACATTAGCACTCAAAATGGTAAAAAACCGGGAAGAAGCTGAAGAAGTTGCACAAGACACGTTTATAAAGATTTATAGTTCACTGAATAAATTTAAAGGCGATTCTAAATTTTCGACTTGGATTTATAAAATCGCTTATAATACTTGTCTGGACAGATTAAAGAAAAGTAAAAAAGAGGATTTAAATATTTCTATTGATGACTTTTCTTCGCACTTAATTAAAACGATGGATAATGCTTTGAGCACTTTAGAAGAAAAAGAACGAAAGCAGACCATTCAGAAATGTTTAAATTTGTTACCCAATGAAGAAAACTTCCTTTTGACTTTATTTTATTTTGACGATCAGAATTTAGAAGAAATTGGAAAAATCATGAATATATCGGCAAATAATGCTAAAGTAAAATTATTTAGAAGCCGACAAAAATTAGCCGTAATTTTGAGACAGCAGTTAGAACCCGAAATAATAGAATGTTATGAAAGAGAGCGATAA
- a CDS encoding DUF6249 domain-containing protein, with translation MDDKILIPVSFFLMIFGIVYLIYSTRNRERLALIEKGVDASIFLQGKGSGVPAWKIFVVNLAFLLIGSGVGIFLALLITTYTSLNDGAVYPSIIFIMAGIGLLTGFKTAKDLDKE, from the coding sequence ATGGACGACAAAATTTTAATTCCAGTTAGTTTTTTCTTAATGATCTTCGGGATCGTTTATTTAATTTATTCAACCAGAAACAGAGAACGTCTGGCTCTTATAGAAAAAGGAGTAGATGCAAGTATCTTTTTGCAGGGAAAAGGAAGCGGCGTTCCGGCCTGGAAAATATTTGTTGTGAATCTGGCTTTCTTGTTAATAGGAAGCGGAGTTGGAATTTTTCTGGCTTTACTAATCACAACCTATACTTCTCTTAATGATGGAGCTGTTTATCCTTCGATTATTTTTATAATGGCCGGAATTGGACTTTTAACAGGATTTAAAACTGCCAAAGATCTGGATAAAGAATAA
- the rnhA gene encoding ribonuclease HI, whose protein sequence is MSHEVHIYTDGAAKGNPGNGGYGVVMELVGTPYKKEFYEGFRLTTNNRMELLAVIVGLEKLKNPNMKVLVISDSKYVVDSVEKKWVFGWEKKGYTGKKNPDLWKRFLIAYRKHKVDFKWIKGHNNHPQNERCDQLAVMASMQPKLSVDVYYETIGSKE, encoded by the coding sequence ATGAGTCACGAAGTACATATATATACAGATGGTGCAGCAAAGGGAAATCCCGGCAATGGCGGTTACGGCGTGGTAATGGAATTGGTAGGCACTCCTTATAAAAAAGAATTCTATGAGGGCTTTCGCCTGACTACCAATAACCGAATGGAACTTCTGGCTGTAATTGTGGGTTTAGAAAAACTCAAAAATCCCAACATGAAAGTCTTAGTAATTTCAGACTCCAAATACGTTGTTGATTCTGTCGAAAAAAAATGGGTTTTTGGCTGGGAAAAAAAAGGATATACGGGAAAAAAAAATCCTGACTTGTGGAAACGTTTTTTAATTGCTTACCGAAAACATAAGGTTGATTTTAAATGGATAAAAGGACACAATAACCATCCGCAAAACGAACGCTGCGACCAGCTTGCTGTAATGGCATCAATGCAGCCAAAACTTTCTGTTGATGTTTATTACGAAACCATAGGATCTAAAGAATAA
- the purN gene encoding phosphoribosylglycinamide formyltransferase translates to MKKIIVFASGSGTNAENIIKYFSNIEIAKVVSVFTNNASAKVIDRAKNHQIPVEIFSKNELLERNILQKIQKIDPDLIVLAGFLLKFPENIIEQYPNKIINIHPALLPKYGGKGMYGMHIHRAIVNNKEKETGISIHYVNENYDEGGIIFQQNVLLTEEDTPETVAEKIHELEQKHFPEIIHRLLDANS, encoded by the coding sequence ATGAAAAAAATTATCGTTTTTGCCTCAGGATCAGGAACTAACGCAGAAAACATTATAAAATATTTTTCGAATATCGAAATTGCCAAGGTCGTTTCGGTTTTTACAAATAATGCTTCGGCAAAAGTTATTGACAGAGCAAAAAATCATCAAATTCCGGTCGAAATCTTCTCAAAAAACGAACTTTTAGAACGAAATATATTACAAAAAATACAAAAAATCGACCCAGATTTGATTGTCCTTGCCGGTTTTTTACTCAAATTTCCTGAAAACATAATTGAGCAGTATCCGAATAAAATAATCAACATTCACCCTGCACTTTTACCTAAATATGGAGGCAAGGGAATGTACGGAATGCACATTCACAGGGCGATAGTGAATAATAAGGAAAAAGAAACCGGAATTTCTATTCATTATGTAAATGAGAATTATGATGAAGGAGGTATTATATTTCAGCAAAACGTTCTTTTAACCGAAGAAGACACTCCTGAAACTGTTGCTGAAAAGATTCATGAATTAGAACAAAAACATTTTCCTGAAATCATCCATAGATTATTAGATGCAAATTCTTAA
- a CDS encoding acyl carrier protein, giving the protein MSDIASRVKAIIVDKLGVDENEVVTEASFTNDLGADSLDTVELIMEFEKEFDIQIPDDQAENIATVGQAISYIEEAKK; this is encoded by the coding sequence ATGTCAGACATTGCATCAAGAGTAAAAGCGATTATCGTAGACAAATTAGGTGTTGACGAAAACGAAGTTGTAACAGAAGCAAGCTTCACTAATGATTTAGGAGCTGACTCATTAGACACTGTTGAGCTTATTATGGAATTCGAAAAAGAATTTGATATTCAAATTCCAGACGATCAAGCAGAAAACATTGCTACTGTAGGTCAAGCTATTTCTTATATCGAGGAAGCTAAAAAATAA
- the fabF gene encoding beta-ketoacyl-ACP synthase II — translation MALRRVVVTGLGALTPIGNNIQEYWNALVNGVSGAAPITYYDTEKHKTKFACEVKNFNIEDYMDRKESRRLDKFAQYAIAASDEAIKDAGLTNDNIDKTRVGVIWGAGIGGLETFQEEVMYYAKGDGTPKFNPFFIPKMIADIAPAHISMRNGYMGPNYTTVSACASSANALIDAFNYIRLGMCDVIVSGGSEAAVTIAGMGGFSSMHALSTRNESPETASRPFDATRDGFVLGEGAGALVLEDYEHAKARGAKIYCEIGGGGMSSDAYHLTAPHPEGIGVIAVMKNTLKDAGMNPEDVDHINTHGTSTPLGDVAELKAISNVFGEHAKNININSTKSMTGHLLGAAGAIEAIASILAMQHGIVPPTINHTVVDENIDPSLNLTLNKPQKREVNVAMSNTFGFGGHNACVLFKKLAD, via the coding sequence ATGGCATTAAGGCGAGTTGTTGTAACAGGATTAGGTGCACTTACTCCTATCGGGAATAATATCCAGGAATATTGGAATGCACTTGTGAATGGGGTAAGCGGAGCCGCTCCTATCACATATTATGATACAGAGAAGCATAAAACGAAATTTGCCTGCGAAGTAAAAAACTTCAACATTGAAGATTACATGGATCGCAAGGAATCTCGCAGACTAGATAAATTTGCTCAGTATGCAATTGCTGCCAGTGACGAAGCTATTAAAGATGCTGGTCTAACAAATGATAATATCGACAAAACTAGAGTAGGTGTTATCTGGGGAGCTGGAATTGGAGGTTTAGAAACTTTCCAGGAAGAAGTAATGTATTATGCAAAAGGTGACGGAACTCCAAAATTCAATCCGTTTTTTATACCTAAAATGATTGCCGATATTGCTCCTGCGCATATTTCAATGCGTAACGGGTATATGGGACCAAATTATACTACCGTTTCTGCATGTGCATCTTCTGCAAATGCATTAATCGATGCTTTTAACTACATTCGTTTAGGAATGTGTGATGTTATTGTGTCTGGTGGTTCTGAAGCTGCTGTTACCATTGCAGGTATGGGTGGTTTTAGTTCAATGCACGCTTTATCTACAAGAAATGAAAGTCCTGAAACAGCTTCAAGACCTTTTGATGCAACCAGAGATGGTTTCGTTTTAGGAGAAGGAGCAGGAGCTTTAGTTCTTGAAGATTATGAGCACGCAAAAGCAAGAGGCGCAAAAATTTACTGTGAAATTGGCGGCGGCGGAATGTCATCTGATGCTTACCATTTAACAGCACCGCATCCGGAAGGAATTGGAGTTATCGCAGTAATGAAAAATACACTAAAAGATGCCGGAATGAACCCGGAAGATGTTGATCATATCAACACTCACGGAACTTCTACTCCACTTGGAGATGTGGCTGAATTAAAAGCAATCAGTAATGTTTTTGGTGAACACGCTAAAAACATTAACATCAATTCAACAAAATCAATGACAGGACACTTACTTGGCGCTGCCGGAGCTATCGAAGCAATTGCTTCTATTTTGGCAATGCAGCACGGAATTGTTCCTCCAACGATTAACCATACTGTTGTTGATGAAAATATTGATCCATCATTAAACCTTACTTTAAACAAACCTCAAAAAAGAGAAGTGAATGTTGCTATGAGTAACACGTTTGGTTTTGGCGGACACAATGCTTGTGTATTGTTTAAAAAATTAGCTGACTAA
- the rnc gene encoding ribonuclease III, giving the protein MNIIKKIFSKSRSLEDGIFFDTIQKILGFQPINIEFYKKAFTHRSSNKLDEAGHPINYERLEFLGDAMLSAVIAAHLFNKAPNGDEGYLTKMRSKIVSREHLNELGKDLNLVRFVESKVPVQHFGENIHGNIFESLIGAIYLDKGYSYCERFIQKRVITPYVDIARLEGKVISYKSLVIEWCQKEKRIFHYDIFEDNGIDGQRLFGVKLSIDDKVVARARATSKKKAEEKASQRAYFAFQEKIDKK; this is encoded by the coding sequence ATGAATATTATCAAAAAAATATTTTCTAAATCCCGTTCTCTAGAAGACGGGATTTTTTTTGACACTATTCAGAAAATTCTTGGTTTTCAGCCTATAAATATCGAATTTTATAAAAAAGCCTTTACACATAGATCATCAAACAAATTAGATGAAGCAGGACATCCTATAAATTACGAAAGACTTGAATTTTTAGGAGATGCAATGTTAAGTGCTGTAATTGCTGCACATTTGTTTAATAAGGCGCCAAATGGAGACGAAGGTTATTTAACAAAAATGCGTTCAAAAATCGTGAGCCGCGAACATTTAAATGAACTTGGCAAAGATTTGAATTTAGTGCGTTTTGTAGAGAGCAAAGTACCAGTACAGCATTTTGGAGAAAACATTCATGGTAATATTTTCGAATCGCTTATTGGAGCTATATATTTAGATAAAGGATATTCGTACTGCGAAAGATTTATTCAAAAAAGAGTAATTACGCCTTATGTTGATATTGCGAGACTCGAAGGAAAAGTAATTAGTTATAAAAGTTTAGTTATCGAATGGTGTCAGAAAGAAAAGAGAATCTTTCACTACGACATTTTTGAAGATAATGGCATCGACGGACAGCGTTTGTTTGGTGTCAAATTAAGTATAGACGATAAAGTGGTCGCAAGAGCGCGGGCAACTTCAAAAAAGAAAGCAGAAGAAAAAGCTTCGCAAAGAGCCTATTTTGCATTTCAGGAAAAAATTGACAAGAAATAA